The window CGGACCCTGCGCCGTGGAGAGTAAAGAGCAGCTTATAGAAGCGGCCCGTGCGGTTAAAAAGGCCGGAGCCAGTATCTTGCGTGGCGGTGCTTTCAAACCGCGTACCTCTCCTTTCAGCTTTCAGGGTCTGGAGGAAGCCGGACTGGAATTGCTGGCAGAGGTCAGGAAAGAGGTTGGCATGCCGGTAATTACCGAGGTGGTGGACTCTCATGACGTCAGTCTGGTATCAAAGTACGCTGATATTCTGCAGGTTGGCTCCCGCAATATGCAGAACTTTTCTTTGCTGACCAGCGTGGGTGCGAGCCGGTGGCCGGTTGTCTTGAAACGTGGGTTCTCGTGTACGGTTACCGAGTGGCTTACCGCGGCTGACTACCTGCTGGCAGAGGGGGGAAACCGGGTTATTCTGTGCGAGCGAGGAATCAGGACATTTGAAGATACCGCTCGCTTTTCTCTGGATGTCTGCTCGATACCGGTAATTAAGAAGTTCAGTCACCTGCCGGTAATCGTTGATCCCAGTCATGCCGCCGGTCACTATTCACTGGTACCGGCAATAGCCAGAGCGGCGGTGGCGGCGGGGGCTGATGGACTGCTCATTGAAGTCCATCCCAATCCCAAGGAAGCGCTGGTAGACGGTCTTCAGTCACTCACGCCGTCTGATTTCAACCGGTTGATGGGAGAACTTAAGGAAATCGCCAAATCAATCGGCAGATATATTTAGTGATTGAGTTGTCTTTCTTTGCTCGTTTCAGGTTTGCGTGTTATTATCATTAAGTGCTATGATTATCTTAGAAGCTAACAGGCGTGGATTTTGAAACAGGTGTTCCTCTATTTTTTTCTTGTGCGGTCACCTTGAGTTATCTATCAAATCCTGTTAAAGGTCCGTTTTGGGATTCTCCATCAGTCTCCCAGGGTGTTTTATTGATTTGAAAGTGATGGTTTTTGCTGATGACCAATGGTAGGCGGACGCCGCGGAAAATACTGCATACCTCTGATGTACATCTAGCCGCACTCGGTGATAAGGCGTGTCAGAGTCTTGAAGCGCTGGTTAATGCCGCTATCAGGCTTGATGTGGACATGGTCATTATCGCCGGTGATTTTTTCGATTATAACCGGGTTGATGATGACCTGGTCAGCTTTGCCGTAGAACAGCTGCGGCGCTTACCGGTGCCGGTGCTGGTACTGGCGGGTAACCATGATTGCTTGACCAAAGACTCGGTCTTTAACCGGGTCAACCTGTGGCAGGGCTGTACTAATCTCCGCCTCTTCAGGGCGTCCCAGGGAGAACGAATTGACCTTCCTGACCTGGGGATTTCACTCTGGGGCAAGCCGATAGATACTTATGAAAATGATGTTCATCCCATGAAAGGAATACCGGAGCCTGGGGATGACGGGTTGTGGCATGTCGCGGTGGCCCACGGTCATTATGTTAGTAATGGGCCCCATATTTTCCCGAGCTATCATATCACGCGTGAGGAAATTTTCAACTCAGGGTGGGACTATATCGCTCTGGGACATCATCCTGTTTATGAGTGTATCGGCGATGATCCGGTACTGGCCTGCTACTCCGGTTCTCCGTCCATGTCCGGCAAGGTGGTGATTGTCGACCTTGCCGAAGATACGGGGGTGCAGATCAGCCGTTATTCAATATGGGAGAGTCACGAAGGTCTATTATAAGCCGGACGTGGCGCAGGTTAAGAGATTGAAGGTAGATTTCACCAAATTGGACAGGGCTTTTAATCCACGTTGTGTGGTTGTGGTGGGTGACAATCACCGTAGCGATTTCCGCTGGCTCCGTTCTCAAAGTTCTTTTAAAGGGAAACTCTACTCGGTTCAGGTTGCCCCGGAGGAAATTGCCGGGATTGAGGCTCTGGGGGTGAAAAACTACGCCAGTATCCGGGAGGTTCCGGAGCCAGTGGATCTGGTGATTGTTTCCGTACCTCGGGCGGTGGCTCCGGCTGTCCTGGAGGACTGTATCACCAAAGACGCGGCGGCGGCTTTTTTCTTTACGTCAGGCTTCGCCGAAACGGATACCGAGGAGGGAATCAGGCTGGAACGCCTGCTCAAAGAGAGGGCGGAACAGGCCAACTTCCATCTTATCGGCCCTAACTGTATGGGGATCTTTAACCCGGCGGTCGGTATCAAACAGAGCCGGGACCAGTACACCGGCCCTCCCGGGCCGGTTGGCTTTATCTCGCAGAGCGGTACCATGGCTAATAACTTCAGCCGGGAGATGCAGTTTCAGGGGCTTGGTGTCAGCAAATCGGTGAGCTTCGGTAACGGGATAGTCCTTGATTCGGCTGATTACCTAGAATATCTGGGTCGTGATGCGGATACCAGGATTATTGCCATGTACCTGGAAGGGGTCAAGGACGGACGGCGTTTTCTTAAAGTATTGAAGGAAGTAGCGGCGCGGAAGCCGGTGGTGATATTGAAAGGGGGACGTACGGAAGAAGGGGGGCGGGCTATCGCTTCGCATACCGGGTCGCTGGCGGTGCCCCGGGCGATATGGGATGCTGCCGTGAAGCAGTGCCGGGCAATAAATGTAGCCAGCATGGAAGAGCTTACTGACACGGTAAAGGCACTGTGGTTCCTCTCGCCGGTCAGCGGTGAGAAAGTGGCGATAGCCGGGGGTTCCGGCGGACAATCAGTGGCGATTGCCGATGTTTTTGCCGAGGCCGGGTTGAAGGTACCGCTCCTGACCGGCCAGTCCTATGATGAACTGGCTACATTCTTCAGTCTGATAGGGGGGAGCTATCGTAACCCGGTGGATACCGGCAATACCAACCGTAAAGAGATAAAGCGTATCCTGGAGATACTGGAACGGGATGCTAATATTGATAACCTGGTGCTTCTGGTTACCGTCCGCTTCGGTACTCCTGACCAGATTGAGACTCATATCAATGCCGCGATTGATATCAGGCGAAAGACGCCAAAGCCGGTGATAGCGATTATCTCTTACTCCTCCTCGGCTGAAGAAGTGACGCAGGCCGGGAATGTGATTCATCAGTTTCAGGAGGGTGGAGTCCCGGCATTTGTCGCCCTTGA of the Dehalococcoidales bacterium genome contains:
- a CDS encoding DNA repair exonuclease, with translation MTNGRRTPRKILHTSDVHLAALGDKACQSLEALVNAAIRLDVDMVIIAGDFFDYNRVDDDLVSFAVEQLRRLPVPVLVLAGNHDCLTKDSVFNRVNLWQGCTNLRLFRASQGERIDLPDLGISLWGKPIDTYENDVHPMKGIPEPGDDGLWHVAVAHGHYVSNGPHIFPSYHITREEIFNSGWDYIALGHHPVYECIGDDPVLACYSGSPSMSGKVVIVDLAEDTGVQISRYSIWESHEGLL
- the aroF gene encoding 3-deoxy-7-phosphoheptulonate synthase, producing MRTGSTKEEIDAVIERAKSMGLDVQLNRGTDKTVVALLGSNTGQISTDLFAVLPGVESVTRIMKPYKLASREFSARDSLVSIDGIEVGGKRIVVMAGPCAVESKEQLIEAARAVKKAGASILRGGAFKPRTSPFSFQGLEEAGLELLAEVRKEVGMPVITEVVDSHDVSLVSKYADILQVGSRNMQNFSLLTSVGASRWPVVLKRGFSCTVTEWLTAADYLLAEGGNRVILCERGIRTFEDTARFSLDVCSIPVIKKFSHLPVIVDPSHAAGHYSLVPAIARAAVAAGADGLLIEVHPNPKEALVDGLQSLTPSDFNRLMGELKEIAKSIGRYI
- a CDS encoding CoA-binding protein, producing the protein MKVDFTKLDRAFNPRCVVVVGDNHRSDFRWLRSQSSFKGKLYSVQVAPEEIAGIEALGVKNYASIREVPEPVDLVIVSVPRAVAPAVLEDCITKDAAAAFFFTSGFAETDTEEGIRLERLLKERAEQANFHLIGPNCMGIFNPAVGIKQSRDQYTGPPGPVGFISQSGTMANNFSREMQFQGLGVSKSVSFGNGIVLDSADYLEYLGRDADTRIIAMYLEGVKDGRRFLKVLKEVAARKPVVILKGGRTEEGGRAIASHTGSLAVPRAIWDAAVKQCRAINVASMEELTDTVKALWFLSPVSGEKVAIAGGSGGQSVAIADVFAEAGLKVPLLTGQSYDELATFFSLIGGSYRNPVDTGNTNRKEIKRILEILERDANIDNLVLLVTVRFGTPDQIETHINAAIDIRRKTPKPVIAIISYSSSAEEVTQAGNVIHQFQEGGVPAFVALDRGAKALKNTLDYYVLRNGAGY